The genomic DNA AGGTTTTGATAATTGCCGAATCATTAAAGAATCATTAGCTTTTGTTCCTTTATCTTGTAAATAGACAAGATCTTTATTGGTTATACACGAAGTACATAAAATACCAAAAACAAAAATACAACACCAAAAAAGTCGCTTCATTATATTATAAGTGGGGATATGATTTATGACAAATATAAGTTTTCGTCTTGAACAATAAAACTTATGACCGGTTTTTTGGTTTTTTATCCGTTATTTGTAAAAAAAAATCCTTTGAATTATTTAACAGTTGAAAATATATCTAAATCCTATGGAGAGCTAACGCTTTTTGAAGGCATTTCTTTTAGTGTACATAAAGATCAAAAAATTGCTTTTGTAGCGAAAAATGGAACAGGAAAAACCTCTATTCTAAATATTATTTCGGGAGATGATGAAGCCGATTCTGGTTCTGTAATCTATAGAAAAGGTATTGCTGTATCATTTCTATCACAAGATCCTAAGTTTGATAACAATTTAACTGTTGAAGAAACTATTTTCGCGAGCGATAATCCTATTTTAAAAGTCATTGCTAATTACGAAAAAGCCCTTTTAAACCCAGAAGATTCAGAAGCATATCAAATAGCTTTTGAGCAAATGGAACAACACCAAGCCTGGGATTTCGAAACACTTTACAAACAGATTCTTTTCAAATTAAAACTAGATAATTTAAGTCAAAAAGTGAGTACACTTTCTGGTGGACAAAAAAAACGGTTATCGCTTGCCAATGCGCTAATAAACAAACCAGATTTATTAATTCTTGACGAGCCAACTAATCATTTAGATTTAGAAATGATTGAATGGCTGGAAGCGTTTTTCGCTAAAGAAAATATTACGCTATTTATGGTAACGCACGATCGTTATTTTTTAGAGCGTGTTTGTAATGAAATTATCGAATTAGACGAAGGCAAACTATACAGTTATAAAGGCAATTATTCATATTATCTAGAAAAACGAGAAGCTAGAATCGAGCAAGAATCTGTTGAAGTAGGCAAAGCAAAACAACTGTTCAAAAAAGAGCTTGCTTGGATGCGTCGTCAACCTAAAGCCAGAACCACTAAATCGAAGTCGCGAATTGATGATTTCCAAGACATAAAACATCGTGCACATCAACGAAGAAACGACCATGAAGTTCAGCTCGAGCTGAACATGGAACGACTCGGTAGTAAGATTTTAGAATTTCATAAAGTATCTAAAGCATTTAAAGACAAAACGATACTTGACAAATTTGAGTATACCTTTCAAAAAGGGGAACGCGCTGGTATTATTGGAAAAAATGGCACAGGTAAAACCACATTTTTAAACATATTAACCCAAACCGCTCAACCAGACTCAGGTAAAGTTGTTAAAGGAGATACGGTTAAATTTGGATATTACACTCAAAATGGCATCACTATAAAACCTGAACAAAAAGTTATTGATGTCATTCGGGAATTTGGAGATTATATTCCTTTAAAGAAAGGCAGACAAATAAGTGCACAACAGCTTCTGGAACGTTTTTTATTCAGTAG from Flavivirga abyssicola includes the following:
- a CDS encoding ABC-F family ATP-binding cassette domain-containing protein, which produces MNYLTVENISKSYGELTLFEGISFSVHKDQKIAFVAKNGTGKTSILNIISGDDEADSGSVIYRKGIAVSFLSQDPKFDNNLTVEETIFASDNPILKVIANYEKALLNPEDSEAYQIAFEQMEQHQAWDFETLYKQILFKLKLDNLSQKVSTLSGGQKKRLSLANALINKPDLLILDEPTNHLDLEMIEWLEAFFAKENITLFMVTHDRYFLERVCNEIIELDEGKLYSYKGNYSYYLEKREARIEQESVEVGKAKQLFKKELAWMRRQPKARTTKSKSRIDDFQDIKHRAHQRRNDHEVQLELNMERLGSKILEFHKVSKAFKDKTILDKFEYTFQKGERAGIIGKNGTGKTTFLNILTQTAQPDSGKVVKGDTVKFGYYTQNGITIKPEQKVIDVIREFGDYIPLKKGRQISAQQLLERFLFSRKKQYDFVEKLSGGERKRLYLCTVLIQNPNFLILDEPTNDLDIVTLNVLESFLLDFPGCVIVVSHDRYFMDKVIDHLFVFRGEGVIEDFPGNYTDYRVYEDSQPVISNTQEDKKDKNAWKKNDSNKLSYNEEKELKNIESKLNSLAFDKKELENKFNNPELTQDDINKLSDELQKIIDTIEAKEERWFELSSKLEE